One genomic region from Anopheles bellator chromosome 2, idAnoBellAS_SP24_06.2, whole genome shotgun sequence encodes:
- the LOC131207845 gene encoding enhancer of mRNA-decapping protein 4 homolog encodes METKAVSKKAATGASPATKGSKRTTFTFSADERQHSFKTSDKSIKVVCSGGTHDRGSSKIKLINMVDYKWEQKNYPGRLIACHKERDVMAYAIKVTKHSKSEGMVRVVHLQACDRVLIKGMSGEVLDIQFAHTSTPDCLLGIIEPTALHVHHVQLQDKKLTTTLKVKINDPLEGHVPVCDRISWCPYLREPEDEVDDFASQLLVWTRGSTFQCYSVSTLAKAAGDPTNLSAWMLNEAGFKATDGEATITGSVLSADGTTLALSSADGLIRFYQVYQHSNDYTPRCLHEWKPHDGKVLNSFFFLDDYTETVDDNTLWKHAITCAENNTEIKLWCCESWECLQTVRLTAGSPNQAPLNLRAEIDLASTYLVLSDMSNRQLYVMQIRKGVANLHDPQQHRALVSQSKSGTSSLRGKVAVPKTLEQMALQRPHIVSIAEYPVSTPILCFSILYATVRTQKFGDAYLMRMMDDDDEDRNVQSSVVLRMFLLQPNSLQNCKLVYNAVPEEVADTESAMAGNSDEAVAEEDEEEVAGELEGNLSEDDDRAKGVTVPASSSKESPASGSSREDDEDENGEGGKKKDSGRDADQQRDTFERTMVAAVKKLNEAIRVQTDLSSSVDTTPNGGTGIVSTTPAMVNKVNLMTPDSFSTPTTGGASSERPANWIQSYADRGALRGGQYDQLAVKTDQNTAASAAAGLMTPCGNNNSSATSTTDASGSDGCTSDDEEEEEEEEEGGGNTSIASIAGSERIANTTDDPDDVEEDVQEEGIEEKAIGCSDAGDSDRQQRVAVAALSNGVPSEQKIKHKRVPSGGNVMLNASSTMLTVEHFSKILTLDEAEPATVREKNKSDETVNPSVLSTLFMLANATKQQQHLHPAQPKVVELIEATDSQRVAKTTTATTAGGVAPPTANALEAFVNMVNSRAATEETKSGGLTVPSKLRKSATNGEVMSESGVKADTPIVPPMPSVEMLASGGSSPSREVQQIMSTKGGTSMVDELFQYMCSDRQDTSPDEELNADDDGDEDESMLVASYDDEQEVEVENEKTLACNRSDQTDGTGDGNEKEAAMVGVLKNAANTSGVVSSKEEKAKPMAKETINRSSPVRESTLDARPPQPDFWPTTVPKEVSNPDTHLAVESEAIALPHAPPPTPAAVAIDTTPQLTALSGKMDRMMELLLLQSRQIEQLNTQIEALKKGKNDDHRRYQAATNRLQQTLPKAIETQLIAFCQQQAHRTEEQLRSVFTVLLAQIVGTLENRLPKAGMPERIPEQFRAALLKDIQGFVLPPITAKIDGMQQMLAMAKLRSNAAVIKDAVQETILSPPILDALSTSVQKGMQTNQEQIYQASLRDIMLPGYEKSSQELFRQLNEAFTVGITGFLRRIDFHLMRMIRFQGQAVDLVEKVRVLPEKLAADGERVTATALQSLRESIEKDLKVMHTPLLKTIRDNIRQEIEKGFEAQASSLEDSVLSAVRSQAQTPAPNNVDVQEQIRQYLAGGQINKAFHKALLSNDLSLVEFVLDRADYKQVFNPCTLEQTVLLSLIQQISADMSNHNDLKHKYLSDAIVSLDFQDPVTKEHSPKVMLELINNSQAFMSANPSSSLCTSLKMLVSAVQFMGYKQF; translated from the exons ATGGAAACCAAGGCAGTATCAAAGAAGGCGGCGACCGGTGCGTCGCCGGCGACgaaaggaagcaaacgaaCGACATT CACGTTCAGTGCGGATGAACGACAGCATTCGTTCAAGACGTCCGACAAGAGCATCAAAGTGGTGTGCAGCGGCGGTACACATGACCGTGGCAGCTCGAAGATCAAGCTGATAAATATGGTAGATTACAAATGGGAGCAGAAAAACTATCCCGGTCGGCTGATTGCCTGCCACAAGGAGCGGGATGTGATGGCGTACGCTATCAAAG TGACGAAGCACTCGAAGAGCGAAGGAATGGTGCGGGTGGTGCACCTGCAGGCGTGCGATCGAGTGCTGATCAAGGGTATGTCCGGCGAGGTGCTGGACATCCAGTTTGCCCACACGTCAACCCCCGATTGCCTCCTGGGCATCATCGAACCGACCGCTCTGCACGTGCACCACGTACAGCTACAGGACAAAAAGCTAACGACCACGCTGAAGGTCAAGATCAACGATCCGCTCGAGGGGCACGTTCCGGTGTGCGATCGGATCAGTTGGTGTCCGTATCTGCGTGAGCCCGAGGACGAGGTGGACGATTTCGCCAGTCAGCTGCTGGTGTGGACTCGGGGTTCCACCTTTCAGTGCTATAGCGTCAGCACGCTGGCGAAGGCGGCCGGTGATCCGACCAACTTGTCCGCCTGGATGTTGAACGAGGCTGGATTTAAGGCAACCGACGGCGAGGCAACCATCACGGGCAGTGTGTTGTCGGCAGACGGCACGACACTCGCGCTCAGCTCGGCGGATGGGCTCATACGCTTCTATCAGGTGTATCAACATTCGAACGACTACACGCCGCGCTGCCTGCATGAGTGGAAACCGCACGATGGCAAGGTGCTCAACAGCTTCTTCTTTCTCGACGACTACACCGAAACGGTGGACGATAATACGCTCTGGAAGCACGCGATCACGTGCGCGGAAAACAACACGGAAATCAAGCTGTGGTGTTGCGAGTCCTGGGAGTGCCTGCAGACAGTGCGCCTTACGGCTGGCTCGCCCAATCAAGCACCGCTCAATCTGCGGGCGGAAATTGACCTCGCATCCACCTACCTCGTGCTTTCCGACATGAGCAACCGTCAGCTGTACGTGATGCAGATACGCAAGGGTGTGGCCAATCTGCACGATCCTCAGCAGCATCGAGCACTGGTGTCGCAATCGAAATCGGGCACCTCTAGCCTGCGGGGGAAAGTGGCCGTACCGAAAACGCTCGAACAGATGGCCCTTCAGCGGCCCCACATCGTGTCGATCGCCGAGTACCCGGTTTCGACACCCATTCTGTGCTTCAGTATCCTCTACGCTACGGTGCGGACGCAAAAGTTCGGCGACGCTTACCTGATGCGCATgatggacgatgacgacgaggatcGGAACGTGCAGAGCAGCGTCGTGTTGCGTATGTTCCTTCTGCAACCGAACAGTCTGCAAAACTGCAAGCTGGTGTATAATGCGGTACCGGAGGAAGTGGCCGATACCGAGTCGGCAATGGCAGGCAACAGTGATGAAGCAGTGGCggaagaagatgaagaagaagtcGCCGGAGAATTAGAGGGCAACCTATCCGAAGACGACGATAGAGCGAAAGGTGTAACGGTGCCAGCTTCGTCCAGCAAAGAGAGTCCTGCTAGTGGCAGTAGCAGagaagacgacgaagacgaaaacGGCGAAGGTGGCAAGAAGAAGGACAGTGGGAGAGATGCTGACCAGCAGCGCGATACCTTCGAGCGCACAATGGTTGCGGCAGTCAAAAAGCTCAACGAAGCGATCCGGGTTCAGACGGATTTGTCATCATCGGTCGACACCACACCCAACGGTGGCACGGGCATCGTATCGACCACACCAGCCATGGTCAATAAAGTGAACCTCATGACACCGGATTCGTTCAGCACACCGACTACCGGAGGTGCTTCGTCTG AGCGACCTGCCAATTGGATACAATCCTACGCGGACCGTGGCGCACTCCGAGGAGGCCAGTACGATCAGCTGGCGGTTAAGACCGATCAAAATACTGCCGCCAGTGCTGCTGCGGGCCTTATGACTCCCTGCGGCAATAACAATTCGTCGGCCACCAGTACGACCGATGCCAGTGGCAGTGACGGTTGTACGAGCGACGatgaggaagaggaggaagaggaagaagagggCGGTGGCAATACTAGCATCGCATCGATTGCCGGTTCCGAACGTATAGCCAACACCACGGACGATCCGGATGACGTGGAGGAAGACGTTCAGGAGGAAGGCATAGAAGAAAAGGCAATCGGATGTTCCGATGCTGGCGATTCCGACCGGCAGCAACGGGTCGCTGTAGCTGCTCTGTCCAATGGGGTACCCAGCGAGCAGAagataaaacataaaagagTTCCCAGCGGTGGCAACGTCATGCTGAACGCTTCGAGCACTATGCTGACCGTAGAGCATTTTTCGAAAATACTGACCCTAGATGAGGCGGAACCAGCGACGGTTCGAG aaaaaaataaatccgaCGAGACGGTCAACCCGAGCGTACTCAGTACACTTTTTATGCTGGCGAATGCcaccaaacaacagcagcatctgcaTCCAGCGCAACCCAAAGTCGTGGAGTTGATTGAGGCGACCGACAGCCAGAGGGTGGCCAAGACGACGACAGCGACCACTGCGGGCGGAGTTGCACCACCGACCGCAAATGCTCTGGAGGCGTTCGTCAACATGGTCAACAGTAGGGCGGCCACAGAAGAGACAAAGAGCGGTGGTCTCACGGTCCCCAGTAAGCTACGCAAATCGGCCACCAACGGTGAAGTAATGTCGGAAAGCGGCGTCAAAG CAGACACTCCGATTGTACCGCCGATGCCGTCGGTGGAAATGTTGGCGAGCGGTGGGTCCAGTCCTAGTCGCGAGGTGCAACAGATCATGTCGACCAAAGGTGGCACCAGCATGGTGGACGAACTGTTCCAGTACATGTGCTCCGACCGGCAGGACACCAGCCCCGACGAGGAGCTGAAtgcggacgacgatggcgatgaggaCGAAAGTATGCTGGTTGCTAGCTACGATGACGAGCAGGAGGTCGAGGTGGAAAATGAGAAGACTTTGGCGTGTAATAGGAGTGACCAAACTGATGGAACCGGTGACGGCAATGAGAAGGAAGCGGCAATGGTGGGCGTTTTGAAGAATGCTGCCAATACTTCCGGCGTTGTCTCATCGAAGgaggaaaaagcaaaacccatGGCAAAAGAGACGATCAATCGGTCGTCACCGGTGCGCGAGAGTACGTTGGACGCCCGGCCACCGCAGCCCGATTTCTGGCCAACGACTGTACCGAAGGAGGTTTCGAATCCGGACACGCATTTGGCGGTGGAAAGTGAAGCAATTGCTCTGCCACATGCGCCCCCACCAACACCTGCTGCCGTTGCGATCGACACGACCCCTCAACTGACTGCGCTCAGCGGTAAAATGGATCGCATGAtggagctgctgttgcttcaaTCGCGCCAAATCGAACAGCTCAACACGCAGATCGAAGCGCTCAAGAAGGGCAAAAATGACGATCACCGTCGTTACCAAGCGGCGACCAATCGTCTCCAGCAGACCCTGCCGAAGGCCATCGAAACGCAGTTGATAGCCTTCTGCCAGCAGCAGGCGCACCGTACCGAGGAGCAGCTGCGCTCCGTGTTTACAGTGCTGCTGGCGCAGATTGTGGGTACGCTCGAGAATCGGTTGCCAAAGGCGGGAATGCCCGAGCGGATACCGGAGCAGTTCAGGGCAGCACTGTTGAAGGACATACAAGGGTTCGTTTTACCGCCAATCACGGCCAAGATTGATGGTATGCAACAGATGCTGGCAATGGCAAAACTGCGCTCAAATGCAGCCGTGATAAAGGATGCGGTGCAAGAGACAATCCTCAGTCCG CCCATCTTGGATGCACTGTCCACGTCGGTCCAGAAGGGAATGCAAACCAATCAGGAGCAAATATATCAGGCATCCCTTCGAGACATCATGCTTCCGGGGTACGAAAAGTCCTCCCAGGAACTGTTTCGTCAACTGAACGAAGCCTTTACGGTCGGCATTACAGGGT TCCTGCGTCGAATCGACTTCCACCTTATGCGTATGATACGTTTCCAAGGACAAGCTGTCGACCTGGTGGAAAAAGTGCGTGTCCTACCGGAAAAGCTGGCTGCTGATGGCGAACGTGTGACGGCCACCGCCCTGCAATCGTTGCGCGAGAGCATCGAAAAGGATTTGAAGGTGATGCACACGCCATTGCTCAAGACGATCCGCGATAACATTCGACAGGAAATCGAGAAAGGATTCGAAGCACAAGCGTCCTCCCTCGAGGATTCCGTCCTGTCAGCGGTGCGCTCGCAGGCACAGACGCCCGCACCTAACAACGTCGACGTTCAGGAGCAGATCCGTCAGTATCTCGCCGGCGGTCAGATCAACAAGGCCTTCCACAAAGCGCTCCTATCGAACGATCTCAGCCTGGTAGAGTTCGTGCTTGACCGGGCCGACTACAAGCAGGTGTTTAATCCGTGCACGCTCGAGCAAACGGTGCTACTGTCGCTGATACAACAAATCTCCGCCGACATGTCCAACCACAATGACCTAAAGCACAA ATATCTGTCGGATGCGATCGTCAGTCTCGACTTTCAGGATCCAGTCACGAAGGAACACTCACCGAAGGTGATGCTCGAGCTGATCAACAACTCGCAGGCGTTCATGAGCGCCAACCCGAGCAGCTCGCTCTGCACCAGCCTCAAGATGCTGGTTAGTGCCGTCCAATTCATGGGCTACAAGCAATTTTGA